In Panacibacter ginsenosidivorans, the following proteins share a genomic window:
- a CDS encoding gluconate 2-dehydrogenase subunit 3 family protein: MNRRTAFKQLLFVSAGAALIPACMQDKNKASVILKNFSITAGQEQLLAELAETIIPKTDTPGAKDISAHLFALKMIDDCSSKEDQDKFLKGLTAFESYSNKQLGKSFTAATATERGKVLTELETQKDKDQKDDAAQFYGTVKKLTVHAYTSSQFYLTKVQVYELVPGRYHGCVPVKAGA, translated from the coding sequence ATGAACCGTCGCACAGCTTTTAAACAATTGCTTTTTGTTTCTGCAGGCGCAGCGCTGATACCAGCATGTATGCAGGATAAAAATAAAGCATCTGTTATTTTGAAGAATTTTTCTATTACTGCAGGACAGGAACAATTACTTGCAGAACTTGCTGAAACAATCATTCCCAAAACAGATACACCAGGCGCAAAGGATATTTCTGCGCATTTGTTTGCTTTAAAGATGATAGATGATTGCAGCAGCAAAGAAGACCAGGATAAATTTCTAAAAGGGCTTACTGCTTTTGAAAGTTATAGCAACAAACAACTGGGCAAATCTTTTACAGCTGCAACAGCAACTGAACGAGGCAAAGTTCTTACAGAACTTGAAACGCAAAAGGATAAGGACCAAAAAGATGATGCTGCGCAATTTTATGGCACTGTAAAAAAATTAACGGTGCATGCTTACACCTCTTCACAATTTTACCTTACCAAAGTGCAGGTTTACGAATTGGTGCCCGGCAGGTATCATGGTTGTGTACCTGTAAAAGCTGGTGCATAA
- a CDS encoding NAD-dependent epimerase/dehydratase family protein — protein sequence MRILITGGAGYIGTELVYALANNNAIESITVYDNLSRGNFNLFLGKPVNSEKVKFVHGELLDSRNLRKVLKDIDIVYHLAAKVTTPFANLDGHIFEQVNHWGTAELMYALEENPVKQLIFVSSTAVYGSTTEPATEATEPRPDSFYSISKHRAEQHVQRLFNKTNAIIIRLGNVYGYSKSMRFDAAINRIMFDAHYTGRITINGTGNQHRSFIHIDKVTFVLSQLLHRNIPSGLYNLTDKTLSILDISEALQNIYPELESFFINQNYAGHDLQVERNSKLLEYVPLADSSLEHELRAFKEQFSFNIGGTGDVYVI from the coding sequence ATGCGCATTTTAATTACAGGTGGGGCCGGTTACATCGGTACTGAACTCGTATATGCTCTTGCAAATAACAATGCAATCGAAAGCATAACTGTTTATGATAATCTTAGTCGTGGCAACTTTAATTTATTTCTTGGCAAGCCCGTTAACAGCGAGAAAGTAAAGTTTGTACACGGCGAATTATTGGATAGCCGCAATCTTAGAAAGGTTCTAAAAGATATAGATATCGTGTATCATCTTGCAGCAAAAGTTACTACGCCATTTGCCAATCTTGATGGCCATATTTTTGAACAGGTAAATCACTGGGGCACTGCAGAACTAATGTACGCTTTGGAAGAAAATCCTGTGAAACAATTAATATTTGTAAGCAGTACTGCGGTATATGGAAGTACTACAGAGCCTGCAACGGAAGCCACAGAACCAAGACCAGATAGTTTTTATTCTATCTCCAAGCATCGTGCAGAACAACATGTGCAACGTTTGTTCAATAAAACAAATGCCATCATTATAAGGTTAGGTAATGTATATGGCTACAGCAAGTCCATGCGTTTTGACGCAGCCATTAACCGCATCATGTTCGATGCGCATTACACAGGTCGTATCACCATCAATGGTACCGGCAACCAGCATCGATCATTCATACATATTGATAAAGTAACTTTTGTTTTATCACAATTGCTGCATAGAAATATTCCAAGTGGTTTATATAATCTTACCGATAAAACTTTAAGTATACTTGATATAAGTGAGGCATTGCAAAATATTTATCCTGAGCTTGAATCATTCTTTATTAACCAGAATTATGCAGGGCATGATCTACAGGTAGAACGTAATTCAAAGTTACTGGAATACGTACCACTTGCAGATAGCAGTCTGGAGCATGAACTACGCGCATTTAAAGAACAATTCTCATTCAATATTGGTGGTACCGGTGATGTGTATGTGATTTAA
- a CDS encoding phosphoadenylyl-sulfate reductase, producing the protein MQFEEIKEKLESYNEQGLKIFTTSSFQTHSMVLLHMISRIDKNIPVYFIHTGYHFPETLQYRDQITELFGLNLRNVFSTTAKINQRDVNGKLLFASDPDYCCYLNKVAPLEPILAEHDVWINGVRADQSDTRKSFAIEQKAKFGVTRFHPMLDWNGKMIYQYINEYNIPRNPLEEKGYFSIGCEPCTRKFDLDAADGRGGRWFGLKKTECGLNTELVTK; encoded by the coding sequence ATGCAATTCGAAGAGATAAAAGAGAAGCTGGAAAGTTATAATGAGCAAGGACTTAAGATTTTTACTACGTCTTCGTTTCAGACACACAGTATGGTGCTGCTGCATATGATCAGCCGCATCGACAAAAACATCCCGGTATATTTTATTCATACCGGTTATCACTTTCCTGAAACACTGCAATACCGCGACCAGATAACGGAGTTGTTTGGCTTAAACCTGCGGAACGTGTTTTCAACAACTGCAAAAATTAACCAGCGTGATGTAAATGGTAAACTGCTTTTTGCAAGCGATCCTGATTACTGTTGTTACTTAAATAAAGTTGCCCCACTTGAACCGATATTAGCCGAACATGATGTTTGGATCAATGGTGTACGTGCAGATCAAAGCGATACCCGTAAAAGTTTTGCAATAGAGCAAAAAGCAAAATTTGGTGTTACACGTTTTCATCCCATGCTTGACTGGAATGGCAAGATGATCTACCAATACATTAATGAATATAACATTCCACGCAATCCGCTGGAAGAAAAAGGATATTTCAGCATTGGCTGTGAACCATGTACCCGTAAATTTGATCTTGATGCGGCAGATGGCCGCGGTGGCCGCTGGTTTGGCCTCAAGAAAACGGAATGTGGATTGAATACCGAACTCGTTACAAAATAA
- a CDS encoding dihydrofolate reductase family protein, whose translation MRKIILNVAVSMDSFIEDANGAYDWCFMDQDYGMKDFMNRIDTIFFGRKSYELVLKTGLGYYAGYKHYVFSKTWADSSTNNFTLVNKDLSTAVANIKEEARKDIWLFGGASLVSSFMNEGLVDELMLAVHPILLGSGKPLFQDLSARTKLALTDSKTYDTGLVQLQYDILK comes from the coding sequence ATGAGAAAGATCATCCTGAATGTTGCAGTAAGTATGGACAGTTTTATTGAAGATGCAAATGGTGCATACGACTGGTGTTTTATGGACCAGGATTATGGCATGAAAGATTTTATGAACAGGATAGATACCATTTTCTTTGGCAGAAAAAGTTATGAGCTTGTATTAAAAACAGGTCTAGGATATTATGCAGGATATAAGCATTATGTTTTTTCCAAAACATGGGCAGATAGTTCCACTAATAATTTTACGTTGGTAAATAAAGATCTATCGACAGCGGTAGCAAACATCAAAGAAGAGGCCCGGAAAGATATCTGGTTATTTGGCGGTGCAAGCCTTGTAAGCAGCTTTATGAATGAAGGTCTTGTTGATGAATTAATGTTAGCTGTACACCCTATTTTATTAGGATCTGGTAAACCATTGTTTCAAGATCTTAGCGCCAGGACAAAACTTGCACTTACCGATTCCAAAACATATGATACCGGGCTTGTACAACTGCAATACGATATTTTAAAATAA